A section of the Hemitrygon akajei chromosome 8, sHemAka1.3, whole genome shotgun sequence genome encodes:
- the LOC140731679 gene encoding dynein light chain 2, cytoplasmic, translating to MSDRKAVIKNADMSEDMQQDAVDCATQAMEKYNIEKDIAAFIKKEFDKKYNPTWHCIVGRNFGSYVTHETKHFIYFYLGQVAILLFKSG from the exons ATGTCCGATAGAAAAGCTGTGATTAAAAATGCTGACATGTCTGAAGATATGCAGCAGGATGCGGTGGACTGTGCAACTCAGGCAATGGAGAAGTACAACATCGAAAAGGACATCGCTGCCTTTATCAAAAAG GAATTTGACAAGAAGTACAATCCTACCTGGCACTGCATAGTTGGCAGAAACTTTGGTAGTTATGTCACACATGAAACAAAACACTTCATCTACTTTTACCTGGGTCAGGTTGCGATTCTTCTATTCAAGTCTGGCTAA